The genomic window GCGCTCCGTGCGGTATCTGCGCAAGCTGTCGATGCAGCTGGCGTCGAAGATGCGGTTCGTGTCGGTGCAGTTCGAGGCGCTGCTGGCGGGCGACCTGTGGCTGCGCGGCGCCGAGCACGCCAACGCGATGGCCCGCAGGCTCGACGCGGCGGTGCGCGGCATCGACGGGGTGCGTGTGATGCGGCCCGTGGAGTCCAACGCGGTCTTCGCGCTATTGCCGCGCGAGGTCAGCGAGCGGCTGCAGAAGCGCTTCCGCTTCTACTTCTGGGACGAGTCGACCGGCGAGGTCCGCTGGATGTGCGCCTTCGACACCACCGAGGACGACGTGGACGGCTTCGCCGCGGCGATCGCCGAGGAGATGGCGTCCGGCGCGTGAGGTCCGGCGAGCCGACCTCTGAATAAATATACGAAGATCAGTAAATCGATTGATGGAGAGGTCCGGGGTCTCTAGGGTCGGTCCATGGAACCGATTCCGGAGACCCCGGACCTCTCCGCGTACCTAGCCGCCGGTGATGTGATCGACCACCATGACCCGCAGGTCCTGGAGACCGCCGCGCTGCTGGCCCAAGGCACTCACAACCCGCATGAGTACGCGGAGGCGGCCTTCGAGTACGTCCGCGACGCGATCCCGCACTCGTTCGACTCGGGCGATCCGCGGGTCAGCTGGCGCGCGTCCGACGTGCTGGAGCAGCGCAACGGCATCTGCTACGCCAAGTCGCACGCCCTGACCGCGCTGCTGCGGACCCGCGGCATCCCCGCCGGCCTCTGCTACCAGCGGCTGACCGAGGACGACGGCTCGGACCCCGCCCTGCACGGCCTGATCGCCCTGCGGCTGCCGGGCACCGACCGCTGGAGCCGGCTGGACGCCCGGGGCAACAAACCCGGTGTGGACGCCCGTTTCAGCCTGGCCACCGAGCGGCTGGCCTTCCCGGTGCGCCCGGAGCTGGGGGAACGTGACTACCCGCTGGTCTACGCGTCCCCGCTGCCGGCCGTGGTGGCCTGCCTGCGGGCCGCACCGGCCAGCACCGCGATCGTGGTGCCCACCGAGGTATCAGACGGTTCCTAGCCGGCCGCCTGCTGCTCGCGGTCCCGCTCCGCCGCCACCTCGGGCGTCGGGGCGGTGCCGCCCAGGTGGGACGGCAGCCACCACCGGTCGTCGGGGCCCGAGGGGCGCCCCGGGTAGGCACGCTGCGCGTCCTCCAGCAGCTCCTGCACCCGCATCCGCAGCCGCCGGGTCAGCGCGCCCGCCTTCTCGTCGGGGTGCGGGCGCATCTGCTCGCCGATCCGCAGCGAGATGGGGAACCGGGTCCGGCCGAGGTTGCGCGGGTGGCCCTTGGTCCACAGCCGCTGGGTGCCCCACAGCGCCATCGGCAGCAGCGGAACGCCGGCCTCCATCGCCAGCCGGGCGGCGCCCGACTTGAACGACTTGAGGGTGAAGGACTGCGAGATGGTCGCCTCGGGGAAGACGCCGATGATCTCGCCGCTGCGCAGTGCCTCCAGCGCGTGCGCGTAGGCGTGCATGCCCTCGGAGCGGTCCACCGGGATGTGCTTCATCGCGCGCATCAGCGGACCCGACACCTTGTGCCGGAAGACCGACTCCTTGGCCATGAAGCGCACCAGCCGCTTGGCGGGCAGCGTCGTCAGCCCGCAGAAGATGAAGTCCAGATAGCCGATGTGATTGCTCACCAGCAGCGCGCCGCCCTCACGGGGCACGTTCTCCGTGCCCCGGATGTCGAACCGCAGGCCCTGCACCTTGAACATGGTGCGGGCAAAGCCGATCACCGGCGGGTAGACGAGTTCGGCCATGTCAGGGCACCTGCTCTCTCCGGGGCGGCGCTCCCGGTGGAAGTTACGCGCCCGTAGGTTGTCCGGCCGCTGAGCGATGGTGCCCTGGCAGCGGGCCCGCTGTCACCCCGGGCGACCCTGCCACGGGGAGATTCTTCTCACGTCATGCCGATGTCACCCTCGCGCCGGTTCCACGTCGGAGGCCGGCCTTCCGCTCAGCCGAGCGTACGCCTCAGGGCCAGGTACATCTCGCAGCCCAGGCAGTAGGCGAAGGCCGCGTTCAGGAAGGCCGCCGCCAGGGCGCAGCCGGCGGCGGCCATACCCAGCCACCGCGGCCCCGCCAGATAGCCCACCACCCCGATGACGGCGAAGACCAGGCCCACGGCCTGCGCGAACCGCGGCGGAGCCGGATCCTCGGTGGCCGGCGGCGGGCCGATCCTCGGCCGTACCACGGCGCGGAAGAGCCACCCGTACGGCGAGCGCTGCACGCCGGCCGCCGCGCCCACCGCGAACAGCGCCGCCTGCACCGCGAGCAGCGGACCGCTGCCGGTGATCAGGACCGCCGCGAGCACCGCGGTGGTCAGGGCCGCGCCGAACCGGGGGCCGCGTACGTCGATCTCCATGACGGGAATGATGACGCACCGGCGCGCGACCGGGTCCGCGGGAATCATTGCGTTCGTATGAACGCTGACGTGCGGGAATACAGCGCCCCTCGGCGGGTGGACAATGCGGTGCGGCAGCGGAGGAGGGCGGCGATGACGGGTCTGGTGGTCTGCCTCGCCGTGCTCGCGGCGGCGAGCGTCTTCGGCGTGCTCCACCGGCGGCGCGACGGGAGGATCAGGGTGGGTGCCAGGGCCGGCGAAGAGCGGCTGACGGCGGCCGATCTCGGCGAACCGCTGGGGGAGCGGGCGACGCTGGTGCAGTTCTCCAGCGCCTTCTGCGCGCCCTGCCGGGCCACCAAGCGGGTGCTCGCCGAGGTCTCGGGGATGGTCGAGGGGGTGCGCCACGTGGAGATCGACGCCGAGGCGCAACTCGACCTGGTCCGGCGGCTGCACATCCTCAAGACCCCCACCGTGCTGGTCCTGGACGCGGGCGGCTCGGTGGTCCGCAGGGCGTCAGGACAGCCCCGGCGCGCCGACGTGATCGCCGCCCTGGGCGCCGCGGTCTGACGGCGCGGCCGGCGGCGCCGGCACGGGCGTAGGACAGGTCACAGCGCGGGAACCTTGCCAACCGGCCGCACGGTCTGTGTACTGACGAGTAATATATCTGCCGGGGTACTCGCCGCGACGCGTGCTGCGTTCCGGCGGGGAGCCGCGGCCGCAGGCGCCTATGCTGCCAATTCCGGGGCACTTGCCAGGGCGCTGCCGGTGCAGTTGACGAAGACGTGCAGGACGAAGCAGTAGGAGAGCAGGCGTGAGCTTGAGGATCGTAGTCGCTGTGAAGTACGTGCCCGACGCCACCGGCGACCGTCACTTCGCCGATGACCTGACCACCGACCGCGACGCGGTCGACGGCCTGCTGTCGGAGCTGGACGAATACGCCGTCGAGCAGGCGCTGCAGATTGCCGACGCCGCCGACGAGGCGGAGATCACCGTGCTGACGGTCGGTCCCGCGGACGCCAAGGACGCGCTGCGCAAGGCGCTGTCCATGGGGGCGGACAAGGCGATCCACGTCGAGGACGACGCGCTGCACGGCACCGACGTCTTCGGTACGTCGCTGGTGCTGGCCAAGGCCATCGAGCGCGCGGGGTACGACATGGTCGTCACCGGCATGGCCTCCACCGACGGCACGGCCGGTGTGGTGCCCGCGCTGATCGCTGAGCGGCTGGGCATCCCGCAGGTCACGCTGCTGTCCGAGGTCGCGGTGGCCGACGGCAAGGTCACCGGGCGGCGCGACGGCGACGCGGCCAGCGAGCAGCTGGAGGCGTCACTGCCCGCGCTGGTGTCGGTCACCGACCAGTCGGGCGAGGCCCGCTACCCGTCCTTCAAGGGCATCATGGCCGCCAAGAAGAAGCCGGTGGAGGCCCTCGGCCTGTCCGACCTGGGCATCGAGGAGGACCAGGTGGGCCTCGGCGGCGCCTGGACCGCCGTGCAGGAGGCCACCGCGCGCCCGCCGCGTACCGCAGGACAGATCGTCAAGGACGAGGGCGAGGGCGGCAAGCAGCTCGCTGCCTTCCTCGCGGAGCAGAAGTTCATCTGATGAACGGCCCAGCCCGGCGCCGCGCGCCAGGGCCGGGCAGCGACCGCAGGCCCGCCCCCGCCCCTCACTTTCCGCAGGAGAACGATTCCCATGGCTGAAGTCCTCGTCCTCGTCGACCACGTGGACGGTGCCGTCCGCAAGCCGACCCTCGAACTGCTGACCCTGGCCCGCCGGATCGGCGACCCGGTCGCCGTCCACCTCGGCCCCGGCGCCGACGCGGCCGCCGCGGTGCTCGCCGAGCACGGCGCGCTCAGGGTGCTCACCGCCGACGCGCCCGAGTTCACCGACTACCTGGTGGTGCCCAAGGTGGACGCGCTGCAGGCCGCGGCCGCCGCCGTGTCGCCCGCCGCCGTCCTGGTGGCGTCCTCCGCCGAGGGCAAGGAGGTCGCGGCCCGCCTCGCGCTGCGCCTCGGCTCCGGCCTCATCACCGACGCCACCGACGTGGTGGCCGGCGACGATGGGCCGGTCGCCACCCAGTCGGCCTTCGCGGCCGCCTTCACCACGAAGTCCCGGGTCAGCCGCGGCGTCCCGGTGATCACCGTCAAGCCGAACTCCGCGCCGGTCGAACCGGCCCCCGCGGCCGGCACCGTGGAGCCGCTCGCGGTCACCTTCGGCGAGCTGGCCACCGGCACCAAGGTCGTCGCCCGCACCCCGCGCCAGTCGACGGGACGCCCCGAGCTGACCGAGGCCGCGATCGTGGTCTCCGGCGGCCGCGGGGTCAACGGCGCCGAGAACTTCTCGGTCATCGAGGAGCTCGCCGACTCCCTCGGCGCGGCCGTCGGCGCCTCCCGCGCCGCGGTGGACGCCGGCTGGTACCCGCACACCAACCAGGTCGGCCAGACCGGCAAGTCCGTCTCGCCGCAGCTCTACATCGCCAACGGCATCTCCGGCGCGATCCAGCACCGGGCCGGTATGCAGACCTCCAAGACCATCGTGGCGGTCAACAAGGACGCAGAGGCGCCGATCTTCGACCTGGTCGACTACGGCGTGGTCGGCGACCTCTTCCAGGTCGTCCCGCAGCTCACCGAGGAGGTCAAGGCCCGCAAGGGCTGACCTCCCCCGCAGCGCCGCCGCCCGGCCCCCGTACGCCCCGCGTACGGGGGCCGCGGCATGCGCCCTGCGGGTGTTGACCCGACGGAAGGCCCCGGGCTAGCGTCACTTCAACGATTTGTTGAAGCCTGGGAGGGTGGCCCATGCGGCAGCCGGCCGGTACGACACTCGCGGACTCCTACGTCGCCGGGATCGGCGCGTCGCTGGCCGCCACGGACGCCGAACTCGCCCGCCGCTACCCCGGCGACCCCGGTACCCGGCAGCCGGTGCACACCGTCTACGTGCCCGCCGACGCCTTCACCGCTCGGACCGTGCGGGAGTGGGGCGACCGGGCGCTGGCGGCCCTCGACGAGCACGCCCCGGACGCCGGGACGCTCGCCGGGGTGCTCGGGCTGCCCGGGCCGCTGGCCCGCGAGGTCCACGACCGGGTGCGCGAGAAGCTGCGCCGCGAACCGGTGGAGGACCTGCGGATCGACTTCGAGGACGGTTACGGCGCCAGGCCCGACGCCGAGGAGGACGCCGCCGCGCTGGCCGCCGCGCGCACCGTCACCGAGACGACCGCGGACGGCGCCGCGCCGCCGTGGATCGGCATCCGCATGAAGTGCATGGAGGCGGCCGTGCGCGAGCGCGGCATCCGCACCCTCGACCTCTTCCTCACCGCCCTGCTCGACGGCGGCGGACTCCCCGACGGGCTGGTGCTCACGCTGCCCAAGGCGACCTTCCCCGCGCAGGTCGCCGCCATGGCCGCGCTGTGCGGGCAGTTCGAGCAGGCCGCGGGACTGCCCGAGGGCAGGATCGGCTTCGAGATCCAGATCGAGACCACCCAGGCGATCCTCGGCCCGGACGGCACCGCCACCGTGCCCCGGCTCATCGACGCGGCGGCCGGCCGGGCCACCGCGCTGCACTACGGCACCTTCGACTACAGCGCCGCCTGCGGGGTCAGCGCCGCCCACCAGGCCCCCGACCACCCGGCCGCCGACCACGCCAAGGCCGTGATGCAGGTGGCCGCGGCCGGCACCGGAGTACGCCTCTCGGACGGTTCCACCAACGTGCTCCCGGTCGGCCACACCCCGGCGGTGCACGCCGCCTGGCGGCTGCACCACGGGCTCGTACGGCGCTCGCTGGCCCGCGCGTACTACCAGGGCTGGGACATGCACCCCGCGCAGCTGCCGACCCGTTACGCGGCCGTCTACGCCTTCTACCGCGAGGGTCTGGACGCGGCGGCCGGTCGGCTGGCCGACTACGTCGCCGGGACCGCGGGCGCGGTCCTCGACGAGCCGGCCACGGCCCGCGCGCTCAGCGGGTACCTGCTGCGCGGCCTGGACTGCGGCGCCGTGGACCCGTCCGAGGTCGCCGACCGCACCGGGCTGACCCGTGCCGAACTCGACGCGCTGTCCGGCCGCTGACGCCGCCGGGTCCGGGCAGGCCTTCCGGTCTGCCCGGTCCGCCAGGTCAGGCGGGTGGCGGGATCTCGCCCGAGCCGCGCGGGATCAGCCGGGCCGGCAGCTCGATCCGGCTGGGCTCCTCCGAGGTGGCGCCGTCCAACCGGCGGAAGAGCAGCTGCGCGGCGTTGCGGCCGAGGCCCGGGGCGTCCTGGGCCACGACGGTGACCGGCGGGTCGAGCAGGTCGGCGAGCTCGAAGTCGTCGAATCCGACCAGCGCCACCGGCTGCGGGCGGCCGGACAGCACGCGGACCGCGGTGACGGTGACCCGGTTGTTGCCCGCGAAGAGCGCGGTGACCGGCTCGGGCCCGGTGAGCATGGTGGCCAGCGCCGCCCTGACCCGCTCGGGCGTGGTGGGGCCCATCGCGTACCAGTCGGGGCGTACCGGCAGCCCCGCGTCGGCCATCGCCTCGCGGTAGCCGCGCAGCCGCTCGGCGGCGGTGTGGATGCCGGGCTGGTCGCCGATGAAGCCGATCCTGCGGTGGCCGTGCGCGATCAGGTGGGCGACGCCGGTGCGGGTGCCGCCCGCGTTGTCGGTGAGGACGACGTCCGCGTCGATCCGCCCCGCGGGCCGGTCCACGAACACCGTGGCCACCCCCGCGTCTATCTCCGGGGTCAGATAGCGGTGGTCGTCACCGGCGGGCACCACCACCAGGCCGTCGACCCGGCGGGCGCAGAAGGCCAGCACCAGCTCCTGCTCCCGGCGCGGGTTCTCGGTGCTGGAACCGGTGAACAGCAGCGCTCCGTGGGCCCGGGCCACGTCCTCCACGGCGCGGCTCAGCGACCCGTAGAAGGGGTCCGCGAGGTCTTCGAGCACCAGCCCGACGCTCGCGGTCCTGCGGGT from Streptomyces sp. NBC_01198 includes these protein-coding regions:
- a CDS encoding transglutaminase-like domain-containing protein — its product is MEPIPETPDLSAYLAAGDVIDHHDPQVLETAALLAQGTHNPHEYAEAAFEYVRDAIPHSFDSGDPRVSWRASDVLEQRNGICYAKSHALTALLRTRGIPAGLCYQRLTEDDGSDPALHGLIALRLPGTDRWSRLDARGNKPGVDARFSLATERLAFPVRPELGERDYPLVYASPLPAVVACLRAAPASTAIVVPTEVSDGS
- a CDS encoding DUF6986 family protein; protein product: MRQPAGTTLADSYVAGIGASLAATDAELARRYPGDPGTRQPVHTVYVPADAFTARTVREWGDRALAALDEHAPDAGTLAGVLGLPGPLAREVHDRVREKLRREPVEDLRIDFEDGYGARPDAEEDAAALAAARTVTETTADGAAPPWIGIRMKCMEAAVRERGIRTLDLFLTALLDGGGLPDGLVLTLPKATFPAQVAAMAALCGQFEQAAGLPEGRIGFEIQIETTQAILGPDGTATVPRLIDAAAGRATALHYGTFDYSAACGVSAAHQAPDHPAADHAKAVMQVAAAGTGVRLSDGSTNVLPVGHTPAVHAAWRLHHGLVRRSLARAYYQGWDMHPAQLPTRYAAVYAFYREGLDAAAGRLADYVAGTAGAVLDEPATARALSGYLLRGLDCGAVDPSEVADRTGLTRAELDALSGR
- a CDS encoding electron transfer flavoprotein subunit alpha/FixB family protein gives rise to the protein MAEVLVLVDHVDGAVRKPTLELLTLARRIGDPVAVHLGPGADAAAAVLAEHGALRVLTADAPEFTDYLVVPKVDALQAAAAAVSPAAVLVASSAEGKEVAARLALRLGSGLITDATDVVAGDDGPVATQSAFAAAFTTKSRVSRGVPVITVKPNSAPVEPAPAAGTVEPLAVTFGELATGTKVVARTPRQSTGRPELTEAAIVVSGGRGVNGAENFSVIEELADSLGAAVGASRAAVDAGWYPHTNQVGQTGKSVSPQLYIANGISGAIQHRAGMQTSKTIVAVNKDAEAPIFDLVDYGVVGDLFQVVPQLTEEVKARKG
- a CDS encoding electron transfer flavoprotein subunit beta/FixA family protein, yielding MSLRIVVAVKYVPDATGDRHFADDLTTDRDAVDGLLSELDEYAVEQALQIADAADEAEITVLTVGPADAKDALRKALSMGADKAIHVEDDALHGTDVFGTSLVLAKAIERAGYDMVVTGMASTDGTAGVVPALIAERLGIPQVTLLSEVAVADGKVTGRRDGDAASEQLEASLPALVSVTDQSGEARYPSFKGIMAAKKKPVEALGLSDLGIEEDQVGLGGAWTAVQEATARPPRTAGQIVKDEGEGGKQLAAFLAEQKFI
- a CDS encoding DUF4395 domain-containing protein; translation: MEIDVRGPRFGAALTTAVLAAVLITGSGPLLAVQAALFAVGAAAGVQRSPYGWLFRAVVRPRIGPPPATEDPAPPRFAQAVGLVFAVIGVVGYLAGPRWLGMAAAGCALAAAFLNAAFAYCLGCEMYLALRRTLG
- a CDS encoding thioredoxin family protein encodes the protein MTGLVVCLAVLAAASVFGVLHRRRDGRIRVGARAGEERLTAADLGEPLGERATLVQFSSAFCAPCRATKRVLAEVSGMVEGVRHVEIDAEAQLDLVRRLHILKTPTVLVLDAGGSVVRRASGQPRRADVIAALGAAV
- a CDS encoding LacI family DNA-binding transcriptional regulator, producing MKDVAARAGVGLKTVSRVVNEEPGVTPDTVARVQSAIDALGFRRNDSARLLRTRRTASVGLVLEDLADPFYGSLSRAVEDVARAHGALLFTGSSTENPRREQELVLAFCARRVDGLVVVPAGDDHRYLTPEIDAGVATVFVDRPAGRIDADVVLTDNAGGTRTGVAHLIAHGHRRIGFIGDQPGIHTAAERLRGYREAMADAGLPVRPDWYAMGPTTPERVRAALATMLTGPEPVTALFAGNNRVTVTAVRVLSGRPQPVALVGFDDFELADLLDPPVTVVAQDAPGLGRNAAQLLFRRLDGATSEEPSRIELPARLIPRGSGEIPPPA
- a CDS encoding lysophospholipid acyltransferase family protein, with the protein product MAELVYPPVIGFARTMFKVQGLRFDIRGTENVPREGGALLVSNHIGYLDFIFCGLTTLPAKRLVRFMAKESVFRHKVSGPLMRAMKHIPVDRSEGMHAYAHALEALRSGEIIGVFPEATISQSFTLKSFKSGAARLAMEAGVPLLPMALWGTQRLWTKGHPRNLGRTRFPISLRIGEQMRPHPDEKAGALTRRLRMRVQELLEDAQRAYPGRPSGPDDRWWLPSHLGGTAPTPEVAAERDREQQAAG